From the Calonectris borealis chromosome 4, bCalBor7.hap1.2, whole genome shotgun sequence genome, one window contains:
- the LOC142082455 gene encoding claudin-22-like: protein MASVYRPMMQLSGMLFSLLGWVLSCLTTYLPQWKNLNLELNELEIWTMGLWQACVVQEEGGMQCKDFDSFLALPPELRISRILMFFSNGSGLLALLLSGFGLDCLKIGERQQEQKKRLLLFGGMLFWISGITAIAPVSWVAHSTVQEFWNENIPDIVPRWDLGEALFVGWLAGFCLILGGSLLNCTICSTEVHPSSVHYAVAEQQDQCQHLETETRP, encoded by the coding sequence ATGGCCTCGGTCTATCGACCAATGATGCAATTAAGTGGCATGCTATTCTCTCTGTTGGGATGGGTCCTGTCCTGTCTCACTACCTATTTACCCCAGTGGAAAAATCTTAACTTGGAACTGAATGAACTGGAGATCTGGACCATGGGACTCTGGCAAGCTTGTGTTGTCCAGGAAGAAGGGGGAATGCAGTGCAAGGACTTCGATTCTTTCCTAGCTTTGCCTCCAGAGCTCAGGATTTCTAggattttgatgtttttttccaatGGATCGGGGCTTTTGGCCCTCTTGCTCTCGGGATTTGGGTTGGACTGTTTGAAAATTGGTGAAAGACAACAGGAACAAAAGAAACGGCTGTTGCTGTTTGGAGGAATGCTCTTCTGGATATCGGGGATTACAGCTATTGCCCCAGTTTCTTGGGTTGCTCATTCCACAGTCCAGGAATTTTGGAATGAGAATATACCAGATATTGTTCCCAGGTGGGATTTGGGGGAAGCGTTATTTGTTGGCTGGCTTGCTGGATTTTGTCTTATATTAGGAGGATCCCTACTTAACTGCACAATCTGTTCAACTGAAGTCCACCCATCTTCGGTCCATTACGCAGTAGCAGAACAGCAAGATCAGTGTCAACACTTGGAAACTGAAACTAGGCCTTAA
- the LOC142081917 gene encoding claudin-22-like, translating into MNLVHRHRLQLVGFLLSVLGWILTGTCNYLPDWKNLNLDLNILELWTMGLWQTCIVQDVGGTQCKDFDSFLALPLEFKISRILVSTSNGLGLLSLVISSLGLDCLKMEQKLKKQLLLLGGVLLWMSGVLALVPVSWVAHTIIQEFWDEDIPEIVPRWEIGDALYSGWFGGFFIILGGSLLLSTICLSSDHQLPEQYAMADTQDTHQHLEIGNRRL; encoded by the coding sequence ATGAATTTGGTCCACAGACACAGGCTACAGTTAGTTGGATTTTTGCTGTCTGTACTAGGATGGATTTTAACTGGTACCTGTAACTATTTACCAGACTGGAAAAATCTCAACTTAGACTTAAACATACTGGAACTTTGGACCATGGGACTCTGGCAAACCTGTATAGTCCAAGACGTAGGAGGAACGCAGTGTAAAGATTTTGATTCTTTCCTAGCTTTGCCTCTAGAATTCAAGATTTCCAGGATTTTAGTATCTACATCAAATGGACTAGGACTTCTGAGCCTTGTGATTTCTAGTCTTGGTTTGGACTGCCTAAAGATGGAGCAGAAGCTAAAGAAACAGCTATTACTACTTGGAGGAGTACTCCTGTGGATGTCTGGAGTTTTGGCCTTAGTCCCTGTTTCTTGGGTTGCCCATACGATAATCCAGGAATTTTGGGATGAAGACATCCCAGAGATTGTGCCCAGATGGGAAATAGGGGATGCACTTTACAGTGGTTGGTTTGGTGGATTTTTTATAATTCTAGGAGGATCTCTACTCCTCTCCACAATCTGCTTATCATCTGACCATCAATTACCAGAGCAGTATGCAATGGCAGATACGCAAGACACACACCAACATCTGGAAATTGGAAATAGAAGACTTTAA